Proteins encoded within one genomic window of Gammaproteobacteria bacterium:
- the dnaX gene encoding DNA polymerase III subunit gamma/tau, whose protein sequence is MIYQVLARKWRPHDFSEMVGQEHVVKALSNALNTDRLHHAYLLTGTRGVGKTTIARILAKSLNCEQGVTSTPCGQCSACSEIDEARFVDLIEVDAASRTKVEDTRELLENVQYAPTRGRYKVYLIDEVHMLTKHSFNALLKTLEEPPPHVKFLLATTDPQQLPPTVLSRCLQFHLKSLPVAQIQTHLVYIMEQEGIEADAEALYELAHAANGSMRDALSLLDQAISFSGGKVNTADVRSMLGTIDRNHVFYLLSALANNNASTLLQQTTELAEQAPDYRAVIKDMLSVLQWIATLQLVPDALNDEVSGKEYIEQLAQQISPEDVQLYYQIALLGQKDIELAPDPRGGFDMLMLRMYAFRPGQMQDGDNVKRVIAKPGAVLKPPVTSVAKPSAVPSAQKDSRPKLTSTELTQDNWIGFVKNLQISGLTRELAVNSVFDRLEGQLIHLCLDEAHIQLGNPRAEERLQTALCQSLGDDTIKLIIHTHVLDRETPAKQQLRSDDERLLAARDSIQQDPQVKVMQDVFQAEVVETSVRSLLPEG, encoded by the coding sequence ATGATTTATCAAGTGCTTGCAAGAAAGTGGCGGCCGCATGACTTTTCCGAGATGGTGGGTCAGGAGCATGTCGTCAAGGCCTTGAGTAATGCACTGAATACGGATCGTCTGCATCATGCTTATCTTCTTACCGGTACTCGAGGTGTTGGTAAGACGACCATTGCCAGAATTCTGGCAAAGTCATTAAATTGTGAACAAGGCGTTACCTCGACGCCTTGTGGCCAGTGTTCGGCCTGTAGTGAGATTGATGAGGCGCGATTTGTCGATTTGATTGAGGTGGATGCTGCTTCAAGAACCAAGGTGGAAGATACCCGCGAGCTATTGGAAAATGTGCAATATGCTCCGACACGGGGACGTTACAAGGTGTACCTGATCGATGAGGTGCACATGTTAACCAAGCACAGCTTTAATGCCCTGCTTAAGACCCTGGAAGAGCCCCCGCCACATGTGAAGTTTTTATTGGCGACCACCGACCCTCAACAGTTACCCCCTACGGTTCTTTCGCGCTGCCTGCAATTTCATTTAAAGAGTTTGCCGGTCGCACAGATTCAGACCCATCTGGTTTATATCATGGAGCAAGAGGGTATTGAAGCCGATGCCGAGGCCTTGTATGAGTTGGCGCATGCTGCTAACGGCAGTATGCGTGATGCTCTGAGTTTGTTGGATCAAGCTATTTCCTTTAGTGGTGGCAAGGTGAATACCGCAGATGTGCGCTCAATGTTGGGTACGATTGATCGCAATCATGTGTTTTATCTGTTATCGGCATTGGCTAATAACAATGCCTCGACTCTGCTTCAGCAAACCACAGAGTTAGCGGAGCAGGCACCTGATTATCGAGCCGTTATTAAAGATATGTTATCGGTATTACAGTGGATTGCTACCTTGCAACTGGTTCCGGATGCATTAAATGATGAAGTCAGTGGCAAGGAATATATAGAACAGTTAGCACAGCAGATCTCGCCAGAGGATGTTCAACTTTATTATCAGATTGCCTTGTTGGGACAAAAAGATATTGAGTTAGCACCCGATCCGCGTGGTGGTTTTGATATGTTGATGTTGCGTATGTATGCATTTCGGCCAGGACAGATGCAAGATGGTGACAACGTAAAGCGGGTTATAGCCAAACCTGGTGCAGTGTTAAAGCCCCCGGTGACCTCGGTAGCAAAGCCCTCTGCAGTGCCCTCAGCACAAAAAGATAGCCGCCCGAAATTGACATCCACCGAGTTGACGCAGGATAACTGGATTGGTTTTGTTAAGAATCTACAGATTAGTGGGCTTACCCGTGAACTAGCGGTCAATAGTGTATTTGATCGTCTTGAGGGTCAGTTGATCCACCTGTGTCTGGATGAGGCGCATATTCAGCTGGGTAATCCCCGTGCTGAGGAGCGTTTACAGACGGCACTATGTCAGAGTTTGGGTGATGATACGATAAAATTAATTATTCATACCCATGTGCTGGATCGCGAGACACCGGCAAAGCAACAGTTGCGTAGTGATGATGAACGTTTGTTGGCCGCCAGGGATTCTATTCAACAGGATCCACAGGTTAAGGTTATGCAGGATGTTTTTCAGGCTGAGGTGGTGGAGACATCGGTGCGTTCCTTGTTGCCTGAGGGTTAA
- a CDS encoding YbaB/EbfC family nucleoid-associated protein yields MKGGMGNIMKQAQQMQANLQKAQQELADMEVTGQAGGGMVSVLMTGKHEVRRVSIDDALFGDDKEMLEDLVAAAINDAVQRVASTTEEKMASVTGGMQLPPGMSLPF; encoded by the coding sequence ATGAAAGGTGGTATGGGAAATATCATGAAGCAGGCGCAGCAGATGCAGGCTAATTTGCAGAAGGCACAGCAGGAATTAGCGGATATGGAAGTTACCGGGCAGGCGGGTGGTGGCATGGTGAGCGTGTTGATGACCGGTAAGCATGAGGTTCGTCGGGTTAGTATTGATGATGCCCTATTTGGTGATGATAAAGAAATGCTGGAGGATCTGGTGGCGGCAGCGATTAATGATGCCGTACAACGTGTTGCCAGCACTACGGAAGAAAAGATGGCATCGGTTACGGGTGGGATGCAACTTCCCCCGGGTATGAGTCTGCCTTTTTAG
- the recR gene encoding recombination protein RecR has product MFLPAQLEQLIEALRVLPGVGPKSAQRMAYHLLERHRDEGRRLSRVLLQAMDEIKNCRDCRSFSDAELCPLCASNTRDRSIICVVESPADVAAVEQSIGYQGRYFVLMGHLSPLDGIGPDELGMEVLIRHMNEGEVKEIILATNPTVEGEATAHFIAELARDRGIKASRIAHGVPLGGELEYLDGGTLSHAFAGRREV; this is encoded by the coding sequence ATGTTTCTTCCAGCACAGCTTGAACAATTGATTGAGGCCTTGCGGGTACTCCCGGGAGTTGGACCTAAGTCTGCACAACGCATGGCGTATCATTTGCTGGAGCGTCATCGCGATGAGGGTCGGCGTCTGTCACGGGTTCTGCTGCAGGCGATGGATGAGATTAAAAATTGCCGGGATTGCCGTTCCTTTAGTGACGCGGAATTGTGTCCTTTGTGTGCCTCTAATACGCGTGATCGAAGCATCATCTGCGTGGTTGAATCGCCTGCTGATGTCGCCGCTGTGGAGCAATCCATTGGCTATCAGGGACGCTATTTTGTTCTCATGGGGCATCTTTCGCCATTGGATGGAATTGGCCCGGATGAACTGGGTATGGAAGTGTTGATCCGCCATATGAATGAGGGTGAAGTAAAAGAAATCATCCTGGCGACTAACCCCACCGTAGAAGGTGAGGCGACGGCTCATTTTATTGCTGAGTTGGCGCGGGATAGAGGTATCAAGGCCTCACGTATTGCACATGGTGTTCCGCTGGGTGGTGAGCTGGAATATCTGGATGGGGGAACCTTGAGCCATGCCTTTGCCGGGCGCAGAGAGGTATAG
- a CDS encoding histidine triad nucleotide-binding protein — translation MSDCLFCKMVSGEIQADALYETDDVLAFRDISPQAPFHALVIPKRHIATLNDVVPEDAVLMGELFLAAAHIAKEADIDAAGYRSVLNCNAGAGQTVFHLHLHVLGGRGMTWPPG, via the coding sequence ATGTCAGATTGTTTATTTTGCAAGATGGTGAGTGGTGAGATACAGGCGGATGCCTTGTATGAGACTGATGATGTGCTGGCGTTTCGTGATATCTCTCCGCAGGCACCGTTTCATGCGCTGGTTATTCCTAAGCGTCATATAGCAACATTGAATGATGTGGTGCCAGAGGATGCTGTATTAATGGGTGAACTATTTCTGGCTGCCGCGCATATCGCAAAGGAGGCGGACATTGATGCGGCAGGGTATCGTTCTGTGCTGAACTGTAATGCGGGTGCGGGTCAGACGGTGTTTCATCTGCATCTGCATGTGTTGGGTGGGCGCGGCATGACCTGGCCGCCGGGTTGA
- the rsgA gene encoding small ribosomal subunit biogenesis GTPase RsgA: MTVAAQTRIGLVITQHGRTSIIEDEEGQLHRCSSRRKLERIVCGDQVDWQADGDRSHGVITGIHKRRSVLCRQHLRGDNRPLVANIDQVVITCAPYPVLSEGLIDRYLVAAELIGCNSLLLLNKADMLSSDELAQHRQRLQIYSQIGIELLIVSAHQNDSLADLRKHLINNTSILVGQSGTGKSSLTNALLPDKDIRVGALSEGSGLGQHTTSSSTLYHLPEGGSLIDSPGVRDFRLWKLEAEELMHGFREFKSYLGQCRFHNCRHVNEPNCAVQSATDRGEIDPARLASYRNILEGFTE, from the coding sequence ATGACAGTAGCCGCGCAAACCCGCATTGGTCTGGTCATCACCCAGCATGGGCGCACCAGTATTATCGAGGATGAAGAAGGGCAACTACATCGATGCAGTAGTCGCAGAAAACTGGAACGTATCGTCTGCGGTGATCAGGTTGACTGGCAGGCCGATGGTGATCGTAGTCATGGTGTCATCACTGGTATACACAAGAGACGTAGCGTTCTGTGCCGACAACACCTACGTGGCGACAACCGTCCACTGGTCGCCAACATTGATCAAGTGGTCATCACCTGCGCCCCTTACCCTGTTCTCAGTGAAGGACTGATTGATCGTTATCTGGTTGCTGCTGAACTTATTGGTTGTAACAGCCTGCTATTGCTCAACAAGGCCGATATGTTGTCCAGCGATGAACTGGCACAACACCGCCAACGCCTACAGATCTACAGTCAGATTGGTATTGAGCTATTAATCGTCAGCGCACACCAAAATGACAGCCTGGCTGATCTCAGAAAACACCTGATCAACAACACCAGCATCCTGGTTGGTCAATCCGGTACTGGCAAGTCATCACTCACCAACGCCTTGCTACCCGATAAGGATATCCGTGTTGGTGCGCTGTCTGAGGGCAGTGGTTTAGGTCAACATACCACCAGTAGTAGCACTCTGTATCATCTGCCCGAAGGCGGCAGTCTGATCGATTCACCCGGGGTGAGAGATTTTCGACTATGGAAACTGGAGGCCGAAGAATTAATGCATGGCTTCAGGGAATTCAAGTCCTACCTTGGGCAATGCCGTTTTCATAATTGTCGACACGTCAACGAACCCAACTGTGCTGTTCAATCGGCTACAGATCGTGGTGAAATTGATCCCGCACGACTCGCTAGCTATCGGAATATCCTTGAGGGCTTTACTGAGTAA
- a CDS encoding M48 family metallopeptidase, protein MNEISIYFLFVLAASILLQLWLEKRHVNYVGKHRRQIPTDFQDQITLDEHQKAADYTIAKSKSGVIELFYSSLLLVLWTLGGGLDLLDNLWTQSDLGNLMTGVGVIISAFLLMSLLDLPVSIYHTFKLEARFGFNRTTPATFISDLFKQTALTLVISIPLVSLILWLMQVSGELWWLYVWGVWMSFSLLMMWAYPAFIAPLFNKFNPLDNPELEERISKLLKRCGFTSNGIFVMDGSTRSGHGNAYFTGLGKNKRIVFFDTLLESLEGEEVEAVLAHELGHFKRKHIQKQIVSMAIISLSGLALLGWLMQQPLFYSGLGVSQPSTYIALLLFMMVAPLTSIVLHPLMSLLSRRYEFEADEYAATQTDSRHLITALVKLYKENASTLTPDPLYSAFHDSHPPAPVRIAHLARITRAS, encoded by the coding sequence ATGAATGAAATCAGCATCTATTTTCTTTTTGTACTAGCGGCCTCTATCTTGCTTCAACTATGGCTGGAAAAACGCCATGTTAATTATGTAGGCAAACACCGTCGTCAGATCCCGACTGACTTCCAGGACCAAATCACCCTGGATGAACATCAAAAGGCCGCCGATTACACCATTGCCAAGTCAAAATCCGGTGTTATCGAACTCTTTTACAGTAGCCTGTTACTGGTATTATGGACCTTAGGTGGCGGACTGGATCTGCTGGATAACCTATGGACACAATCCGACCTAGGCAATCTAATGACCGGGGTTGGTGTCATCATCAGCGCATTTTTATTGATGTCCCTACTGGATCTCCCAGTATCCATCTACCACACCTTCAAACTGGAGGCGCGCTTTGGTTTCAATCGCACCACCCCCGCAACCTTTATTAGCGATCTATTCAAACAGACCGCGTTAACCCTGGTTATCAGCATTCCCCTGGTCAGTCTTATTTTATGGTTAATGCAGGTCTCCGGCGAGCTCTGGTGGCTTTATGTGTGGGGCGTATGGATGAGCTTCAGTCTATTGATGATGTGGGCCTATCCCGCCTTTATTGCACCGCTATTCAATAAATTTAATCCACTTGATAACCCCGAACTGGAAGAACGTATCAGCAAACTATTAAAACGCTGTGGATTCACCAGTAATGGTATTTTTGTCATGGATGGCTCAACACGTTCGGGACATGGCAATGCCTACTTCACTGGACTGGGTAAAAATAAAAGGATTGTATTCTTTGACACCCTACTGGAATCACTTGAGGGTGAAGAGGTTGAAGCAGTATTGGCTCATGAACTCGGCCACTTCAAGCGCAAACATATACAAAAACAGATCGTCTCAATGGCCATTATCAGTCTATCAGGACTCGCCCTACTTGGTTGGCTAATGCAACAACCGCTCTTTTATAGTGGCCTAGGGGTTAGCCAGCCCTCAACATATATCGCATTGTTATTGTTTATGATGGTTGCCCCACTCACCAGTATAGTATTGCATCCGCTAATGAGTTTACTCTCCAGGCGTTACGAATTTGAAGCGGATGAATATGCCGCCACACAAACCGACTCGCGCCATCTGATTACTGCCCTGGTTAAGCTCTATAAAGAAAATGCGAGCACCCTGACACCTGACCCGCTTTATTCTGCTTTTCATGATTCTCATCCACCGGCACCGGTACGCATAGCACACCTTGCCCGTATCACCAGAGCCTCATGA